The Candidatus Binatia bacterium genome includes a window with the following:
- a CDS encoding TIGR03619 family F420-dependent LLM class oxidoreductase, whose translation MSAAHKDEKTVDSKSAKMAYGIHMPIAQQSPTFVQPWEASCGPEEMRQIAMRCDARGFLYLAVSDHVGVPRDLVPHMSATWYDPVATLAWLGSATCRVRLMAYVSVLPYRHPLQTAKSYATLDCLTGGRVILGVGAGHAQKEFEALGLDFSKRGKMLEEAIGCVEQAFREDYPEHDGEFWSYKDLGQQPRPVQVDGPPIWVGGSSRAAMRRAAELADGWLPQGPPAVGMANAIEFLHERRANSNRTKPLEIGGMALDAYVGEPSHAVADKVLTGRPERMAEFMHENARAGCTHMGIRLHVRDADEMLDQIDAFSEEVAVLL comes from the coding sequence ATGAGCGCAGCCCACAAAGACGAAAAGACGGTCGATTCCAAGTCGGCAAAAATGGCCTACGGCATCCATATGCCGATAGCACAGCAGAGCCCCACCTTTGTTCAACCCTGGGAGGCGTCCTGTGGTCCGGAAGAGATGCGGCAGATCGCAATGCGATGCGATGCGCGAGGTTTTCTCTATCTCGCTGTCTCCGACCATGTCGGCGTTCCGCGAGATCTGGTCCCCCATATGTCGGCCACATGGTACGATCCGGTGGCGACGCTGGCCTGGTTAGGCTCGGCGACATGCAGGGTCCGCTTGATGGCCTACGTCTCTGTTTTGCCCTATCGGCATCCACTGCAGACAGCCAAATCCTACGCGACCCTGGATTGCCTGACCGGCGGTCGGGTCATTCTCGGGGTCGGGGCCGGGCACGCACAAAAGGAATTCGAAGCCCTGGGGCTCGACTTCTCGAAGCGTGGCAAGATGCTCGAAGAGGCGATCGGTTGCGTTGAGCAGGCTTTTCGTGAGGACTACCCGGAGCACGACGGCGAGTTCTGGTCGTACAAGGATCTGGGCCAGCAACCGCGGCCGGTTCAGGTGGACGGACCGCCGATCTGGGTTGGCGGTTCGAGCCGCGCCGCCATGCGACGTGCAGCCGAACTCGCCGATGGATGGCTCCCCCAAGGGCCACCTGCCGTGGGGATGGCGAATGCCATTGAATTTCTTCATGAACGCCGTGCGAATTCCAACAGGACCAAGCCACTGGAAATTGGTGGGATGGCTCTGGATGCCTACGTCGGGGAACCCTCGCACGCGGTCGCGGATAAAGTTCTCACGGGTCGCCCGGAGCGAATGGCTGAATTCATGCACGAAAACGCGCGGGCGGGATGCACGCATATGGGCATTCGCCTGCATGTTCGTGATGCTGACGAAATGCTCGATCAAATCGATGCTTTTTCCGAAGAGGTGGCCGTTCTGCTCTGA
- a CDS encoding aldehyde dehydrogenase family protein, whose amino-acid sequence MSTGTAQNPIGPHTDVSTIPGVVNDLRSNFRDGHTKTLEWRRRELGKLRDLFTENTPEIQEALVKDLGKPNVESYVSDVAIVVTEIDLVLKNLSSWTRPEKVTTPMAQQPAQSKIIREPLGVVLIIAPWNYPVQLLLSPLVGAIAAGNCAVLKPSEITVHTSTLLAKLVRKYLDPKAVALVEGAIPETTALLNERFDHIFYTGNGTVARVVMEAAAKHLTPVTLELGGKSPVIVAKDADIGVAAYRIAWGKFLNAGQTCVAPDYVLVDATHEAALIEKLQAVIDEFYGKDPHQSADFARLASTRHHQRLTSLLEGQDVVTGGNGVEDERYLAPTLVRRPDPESRVMKEEIFGPILPILPVENLEEAIEFVNEREKPLALYVFTQDSGIADRVLMETSSGGACVNTAIWHVANPHLPFGGVGASGMGAYHGRGTFETFSHRKAVVDKTTRIDPKIAYPPYTRFKETVVTKIV is encoded by the coding sequence ATGAGCACAGGCACAGCACAGAATCCCATCGGCCCACACACCGATGTTTCGACCATTCCCGGAGTCGTGAACGACCTTCGTTCGAATTTTCGGGATGGGCACACCAAGACCCTCGAATGGCGGCGACGCGAGTTGGGAAAACTTCGCGATCTATTCACGGAGAACACTCCCGAAATTCAGGAGGCCCTCGTCAAGGACCTCGGAAAGCCCAACGTCGAGTCATACGTGAGCGATGTTGCCATCGTCGTCACCGAAATCGATCTCGTGCTGAAAAATCTTTCCAGCTGGACTCGGCCGGAAAAAGTCACCACTCCGATGGCGCAACAGCCGGCGCAATCGAAAATCATCCGTGAACCGCTTGGTGTGGTCCTGATCATTGCCCCGTGGAACTACCCGGTCCAACTTCTGCTCAGCCCTCTGGTCGGGGCCATTGCTGCCGGTAATTGCGCCGTCCTCAAACCCTCTGAAATCACCGTCCACACCTCGACGCTGCTTGCGAAACTCGTCCGCAAATACCTTGATCCGAAGGCCGTAGCCTTGGTCGAAGGCGCGATTCCTGAAACAACGGCGCTTCTGAATGAACGCTTTGATCATATTTTCTACACCGGCAACGGAACCGTCGCTCGCGTGGTCATGGAGGCCGCGGCCAAGCACCTCACGCCAGTGACTTTGGAACTGGGCGGGAAAAGCCCGGTGATCGTCGCCAAGGATGCGGACATCGGGGTAGCCGCTTACCGAATCGCCTGGGGTAAATTCCTGAACGCCGGCCAGACCTGCGTCGCACCCGATTATGTTCTGGTGGATGCCACCCACGAGGCGGCTCTCATCGAAAAGCTGCAGGCCGTGATCGACGAGTTCTACGGCAAGGACCCCCATCAATCCGCCGACTTCGCCAGACTCGCAAGCACCCGACATCACCAACGCCTGACGTCCCTGCTCGAGGGACAGGATGTCGTGACCGGCGGCAATGGCGTCGAAGACGAGCGCTACCTGGCACCAACGCTGGTCCGCCGCCCGGATCCCGAGTCCAGAGTGATGAAAGAGGAGATCTTCGGCCCGATCCTTCCTATCCTGCCCGTCGAAAACCTCGAGGAAGCGATCGAATTCGTCAACGAGCGCGAAAAGCCGCTCGCCCTATATGTCTTCACGCAGGACAGCGGGATCGCCGATCGGGTGTTGATGGAAACGAGTTCCGGCGGCGCCTGCGTGAACACTGCGATCTGGCATGTGGCCAACCCCCACCTGCCCTTTGGCGGCGTCGGTGCGAGCGGCATGGGGGCCTACCATGGCCGTGGTACTTTTGAGACTTTCAGTCATCGAAAGGCCGTCGTCGACAAAACGACACGGATCGATCCGAAGATCGCCTACCCGCCCTATACACGCTTCAAAGAGACCGTGGTAACCAAAATCGTTTAA
- a CDS encoding sulfotransferase → MDRFVVGTGRCGSTLLSRMLAEHPDLLSIFEFFNGLDGARRFSRSAVSGAEFWEIISQPHPFITMITSRGYPVEEITYPFRANDRFQRTDDIPWLLVTTLGRLDNDPDTLLDRTEAFARKQPGQTLGEHYRKLFAWLAEVCGKTIWNERSGSSIDYIADLAQTFPGARFLHIHRSGEEAALSMREHHAFRLAISLVHGLHPDVDIATAIAHRTPPKNAEDPVRKILESSPDAAYFGRFWSDQLTRGFRQLQFLDANQYMEIRFEDLITEPTTTLKKLSAFFELPDREWIAKSAALVRQLPPPRLPTLPEEEQARLIEACHAGNQLLGRA, encoded by the coding sequence ATGGATCGATTTGTGGTCGGAACGGGTCGTTGCGGCTCAACCTTGCTCTCACGGATGCTCGCCGAACATCCCGATCTGCTGAGTATTTTCGAATTCTTCAATGGACTCGACGGCGCTCGGCGGTTTTCCCGCTCAGCCGTCTCGGGAGCGGAGTTCTGGGAGATCATCTCTCAACCCCATCCCTTTATCACCATGATCACCAGTCGAGGCTATCCGGTCGAAGAAATCACCTACCCTTTTCGCGCAAACGATCGCTTCCAACGAACCGATGATATCCCCTGGCTTTTGGTGACGACTCTCGGTCGACTCGACAACGATCCCGATACACTTCTCGACCGGACCGAAGCGTTTGCGCGAAAACAGCCCGGCCAAACTCTGGGAGAGCATTACCGGAAGCTCTTTGCGTGGCTCGCCGAGGTTTGCGGGAAGACGATCTGGAATGAACGTTCGGGATCTTCAATCGATTATATTGCCGATCTCGCGCAGACATTCCCCGGTGCACGCTTTCTCCATATTCACCGATCCGGAGAGGAAGCGGCCCTCTCGATGCGGGAGCACCATGCCTTTCGGCTCGCCATCTCCCTTGTCCACGGGCTTCATCCCGATGTCGATATTGCCACAGCAATCGCCCATCGAACGCCACCGAAAAATGCAGAAGACCCGGTCCGTAAAATTCTGGAGAGTTCTCCGGATGCTGCCTATTTTGGTCGGTTCTGGAGTGACCAGTTGACGCGCGGATTTCGTCAGCTGCAATTCCTCGACGCGAATCAATATATGGAAATTCGCTTCGAGGATCTGATCACCGAGCCCACGACCACTTTGAAGAAGTTGTCGGCGTTTTTCGAGCTGCCCGACCGCGAGTGGATCGCAAAGTCCGCAGCACTGGTGCGCCAGCTGCCGCCGCCGCGCCTCCCCACGCTTCCGGAGGAAGAGCAGGCACGCCTCATCGAAGCATGCCATGCCGGAAACCAGCTGCTCGGGCGGGCCTGA
- a CDS encoding TIGR03619 family F420-dependent LLM class oxidoreductase — MLHFCVSGAFQPIEHYVPVAKAAEAAGFRYMAVSDHIAHPEKIESPYPYTPDGGLRWEPFTNWPDPMVAVGAMAAATETIRFVTGIYILPARRLFSVAKSVGTAAALSNGRLTLGIGVGWMKEEFQLMDEDFHTRGKRTDEMLEVLQKLWAGGWVEHHGKFYDFPRVELTPAPGRVPVLVGGLSEAALRRTARHSDGWISDIHTTEELRAIIARIRELRADTSRANDPLYVFAAAVDAFDVDAYRRLEDVGVTHVQTKPWMLEGIEETDLQGKIDSMNRFRDQVIDKLV, encoded by the coding sequence ATGTTGCATTTTTGTGTGTCCGGCGCCTTCCAGCCGATCGAGCATTACGTTCCAGTCGCCAAAGCCGCCGAGGCGGCCGGATTCCGGTATATGGCGGTCTCTGACCATATCGCGCACCCCGAGAAAATCGAATCCCCATACCCCTACACACCCGATGGGGGCCTGCGCTGGGAGCCGTTCACCAACTGGCCTGATCCGATGGTCGCCGTTGGTGCCATGGCCGCTGCAACTGAAACGATCCGCTTTGTCACGGGGATCTATATTCTACCCGCACGTCGGCTTTTCTCCGTCGCCAAATCAGTGGGAACGGCGGCCGCTCTTTCCAATGGTCGACTCACACTCGGGATCGGTGTGGGATGGATGAAGGAAGAGTTCCAATTAATGGATGAAGATTTTCATACCCGCGGCAAGCGGACCGATGAAATGCTCGAAGTCCTCCAGAAACTCTGGGCTGGTGGGTGGGTCGAACATCACGGGAAATTCTATGACTTCCCCCGCGTCGAGCTGACACCGGCGCCCGGCCGAGTTCCTGTTCTCGTCGGCGGTCTCTCGGAGGCGGCCTTGCGGCGCACGGCACGGCACTCCGATGGCTGGATCTCCGATATTCATACGACCGAAGAACTGCGTGCCATCATTGCTCGAATTCGCGAACTGCGTGCGGACACATCCAGAGCGAATGATCCTCTGTACGTCTTCGCCGCAGCCGTTGATGCTTTCGACGTCGATGCCTATCGACGTCTCGAAGACGTCGGCGTAACTCACGTGCAAACAAAACCGTGGATGCTCGAAGGCATCGAGGAAACCGACCTGCAGGGAAAAATAGACAGCATGAATCGGTTTCGCGACCAGGTTATCGACAAGCTGGTCTGA
- a CDS encoding dihydrofolate reductase family protein → MAPTSEIGCPVSERIRHIWRDPLEKPAGLLHVMAVASRIDGSLGAMRITPQTPTSGTDQFSLEIARARADIILTSGAILRSEPDLQHGISPPATVWRQEVLGKTDPPEIIFISRGQAIPFDHPALQQPGATLATGSATTPQFMREVHRLGIRHRKLPGDSPKALVDQLFSAKMRTITLECGPSTAAEFYQDSIRVDELMLSWCHGFELPDSLNAGTVESPAGLRRHFGSPRSEYAADDFGHRWSFSRWVAPGEFGA, encoded by the coding sequence GTGGCGCCAACTTCGGAAATCGGTTGTCCTGTCTCCGAACGGATCCGGCACATCTGGCGCGACCCTCTCGAAAAACCGGCCGGCCTCCTCCATGTCATGGCTGTCGCCAGTCGCATCGATGGAAGCCTCGGCGCGATGCGAATCACGCCGCAAACGCCAACCAGCGGGACGGATCAATTCAGTCTGGAGATCGCGCGTGCTCGGGCGGATATCATCCTGACAAGTGGGGCTATCTTGCGCAGCGAACCAGATCTCCAGCATGGGATCTCTCCACCCGCGACGGTCTGGCGCCAGGAAGTTCTGGGCAAAACAGATCCGCCGGAGATCATTTTTATCAGTCGAGGCCAAGCAATACCCTTCGACCATCCCGCGCTGCAGCAACCGGGGGCAACCCTGGCAACCGGGTCGGCCACAACCCCCCAATTCATGCGCGAGGTCCACAGACTCGGAATCCGGCACCGCAAGCTACCCGGAGACTCTCCCAAGGCACTCGTCGACCAACTGTTCTCCGCAAAAATGCGGACCATCACACTGGAGTGCGGGCCATCGACTGCAGCGGAGTTCTATCAGGACAGCATCCGCGTAGACGAGTTGATGCTCTCGTGGTGCCATGGTTTCGAGCTTCCCGACTCGTTGAATGCAGGTACGGTGGAATCCCCCGCCGGTCTGCGCCGCCACTTCGGATCGCCACGAAGCGAATACGCCGCTGATGATTTTGGCCACCGCTGGAGCTTCAGTCGTTGGGTGGCTCCCGGAGAATTCGGCGCTTGA
- a CDS encoding sulfatase has product MKLSPHRHSLRTTSMVAMSGLLLLLSAGGVGAARQSMSRDLLPILATISIPEPKPAAVKSHFDCTPELGKNCRIIAKRSNRRQSFIMAPGDESRISIEANSGDEIRFALDRPLSRSNRLQLEVRVEHPEGTFAQTFKTPPPTKPWTEITVPIRHSGKQVLTFRVKQQPGSLDVDALAIAAPRLILHSKTAEPQPPNILLYLMDTLRADHTSALGYHRDTTPNLAALAKTGWNFTRATSTAPRTRASTASILTSLYPTQNQAVLNRGLDLEVETLAEILRRGGWATYAYVANGNVFEPAFRFDQGFDQFVTIRGKKLDNHAHTIEIHEKIFPNLDRLKGERFFLYVHAVDPHSPYDPPEESRHRYTDADYQGSIDPKKTVARNLKKTSLSPEDFNFVVGLYDEDIRYQDASFGRLLKAMRDRDLLQNTLIVVVSDHGDEFLEHGGWEHGMRLYEHQLHVPFIVHGPGIDTHTIDKPTSLVDVMPTILAQAGLAAPKKGEGRNAAPRASEKPATPGSPIFAEEIKPDFRMQSLRQGPWKIIRHINRAPDGWREENASYTLYRLDKDPGEQTDLASVETGKLDEMRQQLSALQTRLAGGTAPADIPTPPLAIDERTRRQLEALGYVVDEGSGK; this is encoded by the coding sequence ATGAAGCTTTCCCCGCACCGGCACAGCCTCCGAACAACGTCCATGGTTGCGATGAGTGGTCTTTTGCTGCTCCTCAGCGCGGGCGGCGTGGGCGCCGCGAGGCAGAGCATGTCCCGGGACCTTCTGCCGATATTGGCAACAATTTCAATACCCGAACCGAAACCGGCCGCCGTGAAATCTCATTTCGACTGCACCCCCGAACTGGGCAAAAACTGCCGTATCATCGCGAAGCGCTCCAACCGTCGCCAATCCTTCATCATGGCTCCCGGCGACGAATCCCGCATCTCCATCGAAGCGAACTCCGGTGATGAAATCCGCTTCGCCCTCGATCGGCCCCTCAGCCGCTCCAATCGACTGCAACTCGAGGTCCGTGTCGAGCACCCCGAAGGCACGTTCGCGCAAACATTCAAGACGCCACCACCGACAAAACCATGGACCGAGATCACCGTTCCGATCCGCCACTCAGGCAAACAGGTTCTGACGTTTCGCGTGAAGCAGCAGCCCGGGAGCCTCGACGTCGATGCTCTTGCGATCGCCGCACCCCGCCTGATCCTGCATTCGAAAACCGCCGAGCCCCAGCCACCGAATATTCTGCTCTACCTCATGGATACACTCAGAGCGGATCATACCTCCGCTTTGGGGTACCACAGAGACACCACGCCAAACCTCGCCGCCCTGGCCAAGACCGGCTGGAACTTCACAAGGGCCACGAGCACCGCCCCACGCACGCGCGCGTCAACGGCGAGCATTTTGACGTCGCTCTACCCCACTCAAAATCAGGCTGTCCTTAATAGAGGATTGGATCTCGAGGTGGAAACTCTAGCCGAGATTCTCCGACGGGGCGGCTGGGCGACATACGCCTACGTCGCCAATGGCAATGTATTTGAGCCTGCTTTCCGGTTTGATCAGGGCTTCGATCAATTTGTGACGATCCGCGGAAAGAAGCTCGACAACCATGCTCATACAATCGAAATCCACGAGAAGATTTTCCCCAACCTCGACCGCCTGAAGGGCGAGCGCTTCTTCCTCTACGTCCATGCGGTGGACCCGCATTCCCCCTATGATCCGCCAGAGGAGTCCCGCCATCGCTATACAGACGCTGATTATCAGGGCTCCATTGACCCGAAAAAGACGGTGGCACGTAATCTCAAAAAAACATCCTTGTCGCCCGAGGATTTCAACTTTGTCGTCGGTCTTTACGACGAAGACATCCGGTACCAGGACGCAAGTTTCGGCAGACTGCTCAAGGCTATGCGGGACAGGGACTTGCTGCAAAACACGCTGATCGTCGTCGTCTCCGACCACGGCGACGAATTTCTGGAACACGGCGGGTGGGAACATGGGATGCGACTTTACGAACATCAGCTACACGTTCCGTTTATCGTCCATGGACCGGGCATCGACACTCATACGATCGACAAGCCGACCTCTCTAGTCGATGTGATGCCCACGATTCTGGCGCAAGCCGGGCTGGCCGCTCCGAAGAAGGGCGAAGGACGTAATGCAGCGCCCCGGGCGAGCGAGAAACCTGCAACGCCCGGTTCCCCGATCTTTGCCGAAGAAATCAAGCCAGATTTTCGAATGCAGTCTCTCCGTCAGGGCCCCTGGAAGATTATCCGACATATCAACCGCGCACCGGACGGGTGGAGGGAAGAGAATGCCAGCTACACCCTGTATCGCCTCGACAAGGACCCCGGCGAGCAGACGGACCTCGCCTCTGTCGAAACCGGGAAACTCGACGAAATGCGACAGCAACTGAGCGCGCTGCAGACGCGCCTCGCCGGTGGAACCGCTCCCGCAGATATTCCGACACCGCCGCTGGCCATCGATGAACGCACCCGCCGCCAACTCGAGGCATTGGGGTATGTTGTCGATGAGGGCAGCGGAAAATAA
- a CDS encoding ABC transporter permease, with protein MATRDFLRLVLRSLLSHRLRGGLTALGIGIGIAAVVMLTSLGSGVQKFMVEEFSQFGTTIIAINPGRTHTSGGPAGLFGSTRPLTLEDAEALKRVPHVIGVVPFVMGNAEVEAGTRQRRTAVHGVGSDFHTVFSMNIQIGQPLPDDSGSGARPVAVLGSTLRKELFPEGPVLGQRVRVASEAYRVVGVMESKGQMLGFDFDDGIYIPTARALSLFDKRGLMEIDLFYEEGASAKEVADAAERILVARHGQADFTVTSQEDMLKVLDGIMGVLTSAVAALGGISLFVGAVGILTIMTIAVRERQGEVGLLRALGASTQQVLLLFLAEAVVLSSLGGFAGLLVGIGGAWLVHWVFPIVPVNTPWAYVFAAEFLSAVIGLACGVLPALRAAALDPVVALRAE; from the coding sequence ATGGCGACGCGTGATTTTCTTCGACTGGTCCTGCGCTCTCTGCTCTCGCACCGCTTGCGAGGTGGTTTGACCGCGCTGGGGATCGGCATCGGGATTGCTGCCGTGGTCATGCTGACTTCGCTGGGCTCCGGCGTTCAGAAATTCATGGTCGAGGAGTTCTCGCAATTCGGAACCACCATCATTGCGATCAACCCGGGTCGGACGCATACATCGGGGGGGCCGGCCGGTCTCTTTGGGTCAACGCGGCCCTTGACGCTCGAGGACGCCGAAGCACTAAAGCGCGTGCCTCATGTGATCGGGGTTGTGCCGTTTGTGATGGGCAATGCGGAGGTTGAGGCCGGCACGCGGCAGCGTCGGACCGCAGTTCACGGCGTGGGTTCGGATTTCCATACCGTGTTCTCCATGAACATCCAGATCGGACAACCTTTACCTGACGATAGTGGGTCGGGAGCCCGACCAGTGGCGGTTCTCGGGTCGACATTGCGCAAGGAATTGTTTCCCGAAGGTCCGGTGCTGGGCCAGAGAGTGCGGGTCGCCAGCGAAGCGTATAGGGTCGTCGGGGTGATGGAGTCCAAGGGCCAGATGTTGGGGTTTGATTTCGATGACGGAATCTACATCCCGACCGCTCGTGCGCTCAGTCTCTTCGACAAGCGGGGCTTGATGGAGATTGATTTATTCTACGAAGAGGGAGCTTCCGCCAAAGAGGTTGCGGATGCGGCCGAACGAATCCTGGTGGCCCGACATGGCCAGGCTGATTTCACCGTGACGAGCCAGGAAGATATGCTGAAGGTTCTGGACGGAATCATGGGCGTTCTGACCTCGGCGGTCGCGGCATTGGGCGGCATTTCACTATTCGTCGGCGCGGTCGGCATCCTGACAATCATGACGATTGCCGTTCGCGAACGACAGGGCGAGGTTGGGTTGTTGCGAGCCCTTGGGGCGAGCACTCAACAGGTCCTGCTGCTCTTTCTTGCGGAGGCTGTCGTGCTCTCCTCGTTGGGAGGCTTCGCCGGGCTGCTGGTCGGGATCGGAGGCGCATGGTTGGTCCATTGGGTCTTTCCGATCGTTCCGGTCAACACACCATGGGCCTACGTATTTGCTGCCGAGTTCTTGTCGGCGGTAATCGGCCTTGCCTGCGGGGTGCTCCCGGCACTCCGCGCCGCCGCGCTCGACCCTGTCGTTGCGCTGCGGGCGGAGTAG